A region from the Pelobates fuscus isolate aPelFus1 chromosome 1, aPelFus1.pri, whole genome shotgun sequence genome encodes:
- the LOC134587011 gene encoding protein LTO1 homolog: MDFSEDLFEGIVMCEERFHGRGYEEGFAEGNSVGESEGKQYGANYGARAGSELGCYLGFASTWRHLLLCDVDSRHSKKIKTLDSLISMIQNISYDDPTNDKLQEEIARIQGKVKQVCSMLSVQPDFKMTNDVAGLSF; this comes from the coding sequence ATGGATTTCTCTGAGGATTTGTTTGAGGGTATTGTAATGTGCGAGGAGAGGTTCCATGGCAGGGGATACGAGGAAGGATTTGCTGAAGGAAACTCTGTTGGGGAGTCTGAAGGCAAGCAGTATGGTGCAAACTACGGTGCAAGGGCAGGATCAGAGCTTGGTTGTTACTTGGGTTTTGCATCTACGTGGAGACATCTTCTTTTATGTGACGTGGATTCCAGACACAGTAAGAAAATAAAGACACTGGATTCGTTAATAAGCATGATCCAAAATATCTCTTATGATGACCCTACTAATGACAAATTGCAGGAAGAGATTGCTAGGATCCAGGGGAAAGTGAAACAGGTTTGCTCCATGTTATCCGTACAACCTGACTTTAAAATGACTAACGACGTGGCAGGACTTTCATTCTAA